The proteins below are encoded in one region of Portunus trituberculatus isolate SZX2019 chromosome 17, ASM1759143v1, whole genome shotgun sequence:
- the LOC123505119 gene encoding bone morphogenetic protein 2-like yields the protein MMLSRSWCWRVVAVLVWTAAAVAAKRDISDRKPAAGNNPIVQQLENSLLSSFGLKQRPSVKMDLVVPPYMLELFRRQQAGHNDAVKAESTEHRPPTPTSQNYNTARSFTHEESEADNRYPVHKMRLRFNLAKLPSEEVLHSAELRLTHLKHPAAPDHMLEATANTSKLRGREQRRWTSEAVPYLQRIMVYDVLRRATRSSEPALRLLDTKIVDARQMGVQTLDVADAIRRWIATPKSNNGLLVEVIPFSKTSTLDASHVRLKRSAREEELWSQQQPLLVVYANDGKAQVRTKRAVVNKHKKTRDTCRRHRLHVDFRQVGWDDWIVAPSGYDAYFCKGDCHFPLHDSLNTTNHAVVQTLVNSRYPDRVPKACCVPTELSPISMLYLDDDKNFVLKNHQDMVVEGCGCR from the exons ATGATGCTATCGAGGAGTTGGTGCTGgcgggtggtggcggtgttggtgtggacggcggcggcggtggcggcgaagCGGGACATAAGTGACAGAAAGCCTGCCGCAGGAAACAACCCCATCGTCCAACAGCTGGAGAATTCCCTCCTCTCGTCTTTCGGCCTCAAGCAGCGACCTAGTGTCAAAATGGACTTAGTGGTGCCGCCCTACATGCTGGAGCTGTTCCGTCGACAGCAGGCGGGACATAACGATGCTGTTAAGGCTGAGTCAACAGAGCACCGTCCCCCGACCCCGACCTCACAAAACTACAACACCGCCAGAAGCTTTACacatgaag AAAGCGAGGCAGACAACCGATACCCAGTACACAAGATGCGCCTGCGCTTCAATCTCGCTAAGCTTCCCAGCGAGGAGGTCCTGCACTCTGCTGAGCTGAGACTTACACACCTGAAGCATCCGGCTGCTCCAGACCACATGCTAGAAGCCACAGCAAACACCAGCAAACTACGGGGACGAGAGCAACGGCGATGGACATCCGAGGCTGTACCTTACTTGCAGCGCATTATGGTGTATGATGTGCTACGTCGCGCCACTCGGTCGTCGGAACCAGCGTTGCGCCTCTTAGATACAAAAATTGTCGACGCGCGTCAGATGGGAGTCCAGACTTTGGATGTCGCAGACGCTATTCGTCGGTGGATAGCAACGCCTAAAAGCAACAATGGCTTGCTAGTGGAGGTCATTCCCTTCAGTAAAACCTCGACCTTGGACGCATCCCATGTGCGGCTCAAGAGGTCAGCAAGGGAGGAAGAGCTGTGGTCACAACAACAGCCGCTGCTCGTTGTGTACGCCAACGACGGGAAGGCACAAGTGCGAACCAAACGAGCCGTggtaaacaaacataaaaagacTCGAGATACGTGTCGAAGACATCGTCTCCATGTTGACTTTCGTCAAGTAGGCTGGGACGACTGGATAGTGGCTCCTTCAGGATATGATGCTTACTTCTGCAAAGGAGACTGCCACTTTCCTCTTCACGACTCCCTCAATACTACTAATCATGCAGTGGTACAAACACTAGTTAATTCACGGTATCCAGACCGAGTGCCCAAGGCCTGTTGTGTCCCTACTGAACTTTCACCTATATCCATGCTCTACCTGGACGACGATAAAAATTTCGTGCTCAAGAATCACCAAGAcatggtggtggagggatgCGGGTGTCGGTGA